The Petropleomorpha daqingensis genome includes a window with the following:
- a CDS encoding LLM class flavin-dependent oxidoreductase, whose product MDRLRFGTFLAPFHPAGENPTLALQRDLELVEHLDRLGYDEAWIGEHHSAGTELIASPEIFIAAAAERTKRIKLGTGVTSIAYHNPLWVAERMLLLDHLTRGRAMLGCGPGSLPTDSMMLGLTPTDTRELLEVDLDIIMRLLRGETVTAETKTHKLVDARTHLRPYTEPCFEIAVAAVASPTGPRMAGQHGIGLLSIGATLTKEGFDALAHHWNVVEERAAHYGQTANRRDWRLVGLMHIAETREQAYREVEYGIETWFRYFQKVAAFPQMAVEGGDVKEMIDFINEAGIGAIGTVEDARAQVQRLWDQSGGFGCMLLLGHEWANPEATKRSWELIAQRVIPHFQGGEISHAQQTLDRAGYATSKRDDYAAAQLQAVATMTERYQQEVASDKQS is encoded by the coding sequence ATGGATCGACTGCGGTTCGGCACGTTCCTGGCCCCGTTCCACCCCGCCGGAGAGAACCCGACGCTGGCACTCCAGCGCGACCTCGAGCTGGTCGAGCACCTCGACCGCCTCGGCTACGACGAGGCCTGGATCGGCGAGCACCACTCGGCCGGCACCGAGCTGATCGCGTCGCCCGAGATCTTCATCGCCGCCGCGGCGGAGCGGACCAAGCGCATCAAGCTCGGTACCGGCGTCACCTCGATCGCGTACCACAACCCGCTCTGGGTGGCCGAGCGCATGCTCCTTCTCGACCACCTCACCCGGGGACGCGCCATGCTCGGCTGCGGCCCGGGCTCGCTGCCCACCGACTCGATGATGCTCGGCCTCACCCCCACCGACACCCGCGAGCTGCTCGAGGTCGACCTCGACATCATCATGCGGCTGCTCCGCGGCGAGACGGTCACCGCCGAGACCAAGACGCACAAGCTCGTCGACGCCCGCACGCACCTGCGGCCGTACACCGAGCCCTGCTTCGAGATCGCCGTCGCCGCCGTCGCCTCCCCCACCGGACCGCGCATGGCCGGCCAGCACGGCATCGGGCTGCTCTCCATCGGCGCCACGCTGACCAAGGAGGGCTTCGACGCGCTGGCCCACCACTGGAACGTCGTCGAGGAACGCGCCGCGCACTACGGCCAGACGGCCAACCGCCGCGACTGGCGCCTGGTCGGGCTCATGCACATCGCCGAGACACGCGAGCAGGCCTACCGCGAGGTCGAGTACGGCATCGAGACGTGGTTCCGGTACTTCCAGAAGGTCGCCGCGTTCCCCCAGATGGCCGTCGAGGGCGGCGACGTCAAGGAGATGATCGACTTCATCAACGAGGCCGGGATCGGCGCGATCGGCACCGTCGAGGACGCCCGCGCCCAGGTCCAGCGGCTGTGGGACCAGTCCGGCGGTTTCGGCTGCATGCTGCTGCTCGGCCACGAGTGGGCCAACCCGGAGGCGACCAAGCGCTCCTGGGAGCTGATCGCCCAGCGCGTCATCCCGCACTTCCAGGGCGGCGAGATCAGCCATGCCCAGCAGACGCTCGACCGCGCGGGATACGCCACGTCCAAGCGCGACGACTACGCGGCCGCGCAGCTGCAGGCCGTCGCCACGATGACGGAGCGCTACCAGCAGGAGGTCGCGTCCGACAAGCAGTCCTGA
- a CDS encoding acyl-CoA synthetase, whose product MTGVISHFTGVVVNLTQGLHRAVQQKPNAVATVCAGRTRTHRESVDRIARLAGALQDLGIEDGERAAILSLNSDRYHEFLGATLWAGGVVVPVNLRWSIPEIAESLTEVDARVLVVDDAFAGHVDGIRAAHPRLEHVVHAGDGATPDGMQPFEELIGSHEPIEDTGRRGDDLAAVFYTGGTTGRSKGVMLSHANLLTSSIGTLATEHFISPDGVFLHAAPMFHLADLAAWTGQLIRGGTHVMIPMFEPVALMTAVAEHQVTDVLLVPTMIQLLVDHPRIDEFDLTSIRRISYGASPMSEGVLGRALKALPNAQFTQLYGMTELSPAATGNLPIDHEHPKRRRAAGRALPHNEVRIVGPDDVELPRGEVGEIVVRGGNVMLGYWNRPEETAEALRGGWMHTGDGGYMDDDGYVYISDRIKDMIISGGENVYSVEVESVLTQHPSIATCAVIGVPDEKWGERVHAVVVPVGGASLTIEELREFCAERIAGYKTPRSMELVEGLPLSAAGKVLKRELRKPYWEDQERAVH is encoded by the coding sequence GTGACCGGCGTCATATCCCACTTCACGGGGGTCGTCGTGAACCTCACCCAGGGACTCCACCGCGCCGTCCAGCAGAAGCCGAACGCCGTCGCCACAGTCTGCGCCGGCCGCACGCGGACGCACCGCGAATCCGTCGACCGCATCGCCCGGCTGGCCGGCGCCCTGCAGGACCTGGGCATCGAGGACGGCGAGCGCGCCGCGATCCTCTCCCTCAACTCCGACCGCTACCACGAGTTCCTCGGCGCCACGCTGTGGGCCGGCGGCGTCGTCGTCCCGGTCAACCTGCGCTGGAGCATCCCGGAGATCGCCGAGTCCCTCACCGAGGTCGACGCCCGCGTGCTCGTCGTCGACGACGCGTTCGCCGGTCACGTCGACGGCATCCGCGCCGCCCACCCACGGCTCGAGCACGTCGTCCACGCCGGCGACGGCGCCACGCCCGACGGCATGCAGCCGTTCGAGGAGCTCATCGGCAGCCACGAGCCGATCGAGGACACCGGCCGCCGCGGCGACGACCTGGCCGCCGTCTTCTACACCGGCGGCACCACCGGCCGGTCCAAGGGCGTCATGCTCAGCCACGCGAACCTGCTGACGTCCAGCATCGGCACCCTGGCCACCGAGCACTTCATCAGTCCGGACGGCGTCTTCCTGCACGCCGCGCCGATGTTCCACCTCGCCGACCTTGCCGCCTGGACCGGTCAGCTGATCCGCGGCGGCACGCACGTGATGATCCCGATGTTCGAGCCGGTCGCGCTCATGACCGCCGTCGCCGAGCACCAGGTCACCGACGTCCTGCTGGTGCCGACGATGATCCAGCTGCTCGTTGACCACCCGCGGATCGACGAGTTCGACCTGACCAGCATCCGGCGGATCTCCTACGGCGCCTCACCGATGTCCGAAGGCGTGCTCGGCCGCGCGCTCAAGGCGCTGCCCAACGCGCAGTTCACCCAGCTGTACGGGATGACCGAGCTCTCCCCCGCCGCCACCGGCAACCTGCCCATCGACCACGAGCACCCGAAGCGCCGCCGTGCCGCCGGCCGGGCGCTGCCGCACAACGAGGTGCGCATCGTCGGTCCGGACGACGTCGAGCTGCCGCGTGGCGAGGTCGGCGAGATCGTCGTCCGCGGCGGGAACGTGATGCTCGGCTACTGGAACCGACCCGAGGAGACCGCCGAGGCGCTGCGCGGCGGCTGGATGCACACCGGCGACGGCGGCTACATGGACGACGACGGCTACGTCTACATCTCCGACCGGATCAAGGACATGATCATCTCCGGCGGGGAGAACGTGTACTCGGTCGAGGTGGAGAGCGTCCTCACCCAGCACCCGTCGATCGCCACGTGCGCGGTGATCGGCGTCCCGGACGAGAAGTGGGGCGAGCGGGTTCACGCCGTCGTCGTCCCGGTCGGCGGCGCCTCCCTCACCATCGAGGAGCTGCGCGAGTTCTGCGCCGAGCGGATCGCCGGCTACAAGACGCCGCGGTCGATGGAGCTCGTCGAGGGGCTACCGCTGAGCGCCGCCGGCAAGGTGCTCAAGCGCGAGCTGCGCAAGCCGTACTGGGAAGACCAGGAGCGCGCCGTCCACTGA
- a CDS encoding transglycosylase SLT domain-containing protein has protein sequence MASTVDDSGEISAQAAAAIPQAQARAHTIAAVTAQRTAAAQAAQAAAAAAAEHANAGPDDFRAYAKQKVGDSQFSCLDKLWTRESHWNNKADNPSSTAYGIAQLLDSTWSHTGIKKTSDGYRQVDAGLVYIDKVYGSPCNAWAHSQKTGWY, from the coding sequence ATGGCCAGCACCGTCGACGACAGCGGCGAGATCTCCGCCCAGGCCGCGGCCGCCATCCCCCAGGCCCAGGCCCGCGCGCACACCATCGCCGCGGTCACCGCCCAGCGGACCGCCGCCGCACAGGCCGCCCAGGCGGCCGCTGCCGCCGCGGCCGAGCACGCCAACGCAGGCCCCGACGACTTCCGCGCCTACGCCAAGCAGAAGGTCGGCGACTCCCAGTTCAGCTGCCTGGACAAGCTCTGGACCCGCGAGAGCCACTGGAACAACAAGGCCGACAACCCGTCCAGCACCGCCTACGGCATCGCCCAGCTGCTCGACTCGACCTGGTCGCACACCGGCATCAAGAAGACCTCCGACGGCTACCGCCAGGTCGACGCCGGCCTCGTCTACATCGACAAGGTCTACGGCAGCCCCTGCAACGCCTGGGCCCACTCGCAGAAGACCGGCTGGTACTAG
- a CDS encoding enoyl-CoA hydratase/isomerase family protein, translating into MAAGSGEVLLDYDGAVAVVTLNAPDRRNALTSGMAGELMAAFDEVDGRSDVGALVVRAVGKSFCAGGDIKTLTDAGRDPAESSNYEGMSAIYDSFYRLGQVRVPTVAAVRGSAVGAGMNMLLATDLRIVARDARLLCGFLKRGMHPGGGHFVILSRLIGREAAAAMALFGEEINGDRARELGLAWESVDDAEVEKRSLELAARVAADPELARMAAGNFRREVVNGAVPWDVAMQFERPAQMWSMRRSAAGAND; encoded by the coding sequence GTGGCTGCTGGCTCGGGTGAGGTGCTGCTCGACTACGACGGCGCTGTGGCCGTCGTGACGCTCAACGCGCCGGACCGGCGCAACGCGCTGACGTCGGGCATGGCTGGTGAGCTCATGGCCGCCTTCGACGAGGTGGATGGGCGTTCGGACGTCGGCGCGCTGGTCGTGCGGGCGGTGGGGAAGTCGTTCTGCGCCGGCGGAGACATCAAGACGCTGACCGACGCCGGCCGCGACCCGGCCGAGTCCTCGAACTACGAGGGCATGTCGGCGATCTACGACTCCTTCTACCGGCTTGGGCAAGTTCGCGTGCCAACTGTCGCCGCGGTGCGTGGGTCGGCGGTGGGCGCCGGGATGAACATGTTGCTGGCGACCGATCTGCGGATCGTGGCGCGGGATGCGCGCCTGCTGTGCGGCTTTCTGAAGCGCGGGATGCATCCGGGCGGCGGGCACTTCGTCATCCTGTCGCGGCTGATCGGCCGCGAGGCTGCCGCGGCGATGGCGCTGTTCGGCGAGGAGATAAACGGCGACCGAGCCCGCGAGCTCGGGCTGGCGTGGGAGTCCGTGGACGACGCCGAGGTGGAGAAGCGTTCCTTGGAGCTCGCCGCACGTGTGGCTGCGGATCCGGAGCTTGCGCGGATGGCCGCGGGCAACTTCCGCAGGGAGGTCGTCAACGGCGCCGTCCCGTGGGATGTCGCGATGCAGTTCGAGCGCCCCGCTCAGATGTGGTCCATGCGTCGGTCAGCCGCCGGTGCGAACGACTGA
- a CDS encoding collagen-like protein → MTESTTDSRVTTRHETVEVPVDVTVEEGDRGLKGPTGPVGRPGEPGDKGPKGPVGPPGERGEKGDKGPAGPVGPAGERGEKGPIGPRGQQGPEGATGPQGERGLPGSTGRPGEQGEQGAQGPVGPRGEVGPQGLAGEQGPPGAQGEHGPRGPVGPVGERGPAGEQGLQGEQGLPGAPGQRGVIGETGEKGPRGLQGEQGEQGEQGAPGVPGPQGRQGVQGPAGPAGPAGLPGVQGPQGPSGPAWLYQPSPAELAAKVKRAALNVTPRTVVDLRVGVRYLATLTSRLVKLQGGLLLRAIVDTDAAANSQPPADLSNVRSIA, encoded by the coding sequence ATGACCGAATCGACGACCGATTCGCGCGTTACGACCCGCCACGAGACCGTCGAGGTTCCCGTCGACGTCACCGTCGAGGAGGGCGACCGCGGTCTGAAGGGTCCGACCGGCCCGGTCGGCCGCCCCGGCGAGCCTGGTGACAAGGGCCCCAAGGGTCCGGTCGGCCCTCCCGGGGAGCGAGGCGAGAAGGGCGACAAGGGCCCGGCCGGCCCGGTCGGCCCCGCCGGTGAGCGAGGCGAGAAGGGGCCGATCGGCCCGCGGGGTCAGCAAGGGCCCGAGGGTGCGACCGGCCCGCAGGGCGAGCGGGGCCTGCCCGGCTCCACCGGCCGGCCCGGCGAGCAGGGTGAGCAGGGTGCGCAGGGTCCGGTCGGGCCGCGCGGCGAGGTCGGCCCGCAGGGTCTGGCCGGCGAGCAGGGGCCGCCCGGGGCCCAGGGTGAGCACGGTCCCCGTGGACCGGTGGGACCCGTTGGGGAGCGGGGTCCGGCCGGTGAGCAGGGGCTGCAGGGCGAGCAGGGTCTGCCCGGTGCCCCAGGACAGCGCGGTGTGATCGGCGAGACCGGGGAGAAGGGTCCGCGCGGCCTGCAGGGTGAGCAGGGCGAGCAGGGGGAACAGGGTGCGCCCGGCGTTCCCGGCCCGCAGGGTCGGCAGGGTGTGCAGGGCCCGGCCGGTCCGGCCGGCCCAGCCGGCCTGCCCGGCGTGCAGGGTCCGCAGGGCCCGTCCGGCCCGGCGTGGCTCTACCAGCCCAGCCCCGCTGAGCTCGCCGCCAAGGTCAAGCGGGCGGCGCTGAACGTGACCCCGCGCACCGTGGTCGACCTTCGGGTCGGCGTCCGTTACTTGGCGACGCTCACCTCGCGGCTGGTGAAGCTGCAGGGTGGGCTGCTCCTGCGGGCCATCGTCGACACCGACGCCGCGGCGAACAGCCAGCCGCCGGCCGACCTGTCCAACGTGCGCTCGATCGCCTGA
- a CDS encoding DUF262 domain-containing protein — translation MKADALNPRELFGATVHYEIPAFQRPYVWTEEDQWAPLWADVRRVAEKVVLASDDEAAEGAGGHFLGAVVFKAKPPIAGDVTRHLVIDGQQRTTTLQILLDAVHAAVLDRGHEDEAEALEELILNKAKRFAGKPERFKLWPARSDRVAFEHAMTDDHGDWAGDDHLIVEAHQFFRSEVHDWLLGVVPEGDEEVGDEKARVRALADVMQTRLYLVAINLTAQDDDQVIFETLNDRGTPLLKADLIKNWVFQVGERVLADVEIWPERFWTDFDDSWWREEISQGRHNRSRIDIFLQYWLTMRTRDEVVTEQVFREFTRYARPRMTDAASAEKLLSELRRDADTFRNFGQQATDSAGGRFYRRVVEALELASTTPVLLWMLSENHAIPSDQVSKALDALESWVVRRTLLRRTMKDVNRFMVAILGTLDGVDESKVGDVVHGYLAIQSSDARTWPTDAEVITGLPQVKLYGNVRQSRLRVVLEALEMQLRSGLHEDVPLPSGLQVEHVMPQAWRTYWDTTLKLSPEAAAERDRLVNTIGNLTLVTSGLNGTLSNRPWTDSETAAVVKATGDLKGIGKRSLISKFSLLALSKDIVENHTERWSESDIESRSEALARGLCQVWLGPPSLGSPT, via the coding sequence GTGAAAGCTGACGCCCTGAATCCCCGCGAACTGTTCGGGGCGACCGTCCACTACGAAATCCCCGCCTTCCAACGGCCGTACGTCTGGACCGAGGAAGACCAGTGGGCGCCACTCTGGGCCGACGTGCGGCGAGTTGCGGAGAAGGTGGTCCTTGCGTCAGACGACGAAGCAGCCGAAGGAGCGGGCGGGCACTTCCTCGGGGCCGTGGTCTTCAAGGCCAAGCCACCCATCGCCGGCGACGTAACCCGCCACTTGGTCATCGACGGTCAGCAGCGCACGACGACGCTCCAGATCCTGCTCGATGCGGTGCACGCGGCAGTCCTTGACCGAGGCCATGAGGATGAGGCCGAGGCACTCGAGGAGTTGATTCTCAACAAGGCGAAGCGGTTCGCCGGAAAGCCGGAGCGCTTCAAGCTCTGGCCGGCCCGTTCGGATCGCGTTGCCTTCGAACATGCAATGACTGACGACCACGGCGACTGGGCTGGTGACGACCACCTCATTGTCGAGGCGCACCAGTTCTTTCGAAGCGAGGTCCATGACTGGCTGCTCGGCGTCGTACCCGAGGGCGACGAGGAAGTCGGCGACGAGAAGGCGCGAGTCCGCGCCCTCGCGGACGTCATGCAGACGCGTTTGTATTTGGTTGCTATCAACCTGACAGCTCAGGACGACGACCAGGTCATCTTCGAGACGTTGAACGACAGAGGGACACCCCTTCTCAAGGCCGACCTGATCAAGAACTGGGTGTTCCAGGTCGGAGAGCGGGTCCTCGCCGACGTTGAGATCTGGCCTGAGCGCTTCTGGACAGATTTCGACGATTCGTGGTGGCGCGAGGAGATCTCGCAGGGCCGGCACAACCGATCGCGGATCGACATCTTCCTGCAGTACTGGCTGACCATGCGAACCCGCGACGAGGTCGTCACCGAGCAGGTATTCCGCGAGTTCACGAGATACGCGCGACCGCGCATGACCGATGCCGCGTCCGCGGAGAAGCTTCTGAGCGAACTCCGGCGGGATGCGGATACCTTTCGCAACTTCGGACAGCAAGCGACCGACTCGGCCGGAGGCCGCTTCTACAGGCGCGTGGTCGAAGCGCTAGAGCTGGCTTCCACCACGCCGGTGCTGTTGTGGATGCTATCGGAGAACCACGCCATTCCCTCGGACCAGGTCTCCAAGGCTCTGGATGCGCTGGAGAGCTGGGTGGTCCGACGGACGCTGCTGCGCCGCACCATGAAGGACGTCAACCGCTTCATGGTGGCCATCCTCGGCACGCTCGACGGAGTCGACGAATCCAAGGTCGGGGACGTCGTCCACGGGTATCTGGCGATCCAGAGTTCGGACGCACGGACCTGGCCCACTGACGCGGAGGTCATCACCGGACTCCCGCAGGTGAAGCTCTACGGGAACGTGCGCCAGTCTCGGCTTCGCGTCGTGCTCGAGGCCCTGGAGATGCAATTGCGCAGCGGTCTGCACGAGGACGTTCCGCTCCCATCAGGACTCCAGGTCGAGCATGTGATGCCCCAGGCATGGCGGACCTACTGGGACACCACCCTGAAGCTCTCACCAGAGGCGGCGGCTGAGCGCGACCGGCTGGTCAACACGATCGGCAATCTGACACTCGTCACGTCTGGGCTCAACGGCACCCTGTCCAACCGACCGTGGACCGACTCCGAGACGGCAGCCGTCGTAAAAGCTACCGGCGACCTAAAAGGTATAGGCAAACGCTCGCTCATCAGCAAGTTTAGCTTGCTAGCGCTGAGCAAGGACATCGTGGAGAACCACACCGAGAGGTGGAGCGAGAGCGATATCGAGTCTCGCTCCGAGGCGCTGGCGCGCGGACTCTGCCAAGTATGGCTTGGACCGCCGTCCTTGGGATCCCCAACATGA
- a CDS encoding nitroreductase family protein has product METWDAVRARRNVRQYTDQPIPREQLEQILEAGRRSPSSSNWQPWHFVVVTDRDQLTELAKAWPQGGTHIARSAATIALVAEQPDDEQIRQRIAYDFGQATAFMMITATDLGIGSGHSAVRDQEQAQKVLGFPDGYFAAYMIGFGYPADRPLRPLVKPDRRPFDEVVHWERW; this is encoded by the coding sequence ATGGAGACGTGGGACGCCGTCCGCGCACGACGCAACGTGCGCCAGTACACCGACCAGCCCATCCCCCGCGAGCAGCTCGAGCAGATCCTCGAGGCCGGCCGCCGCTCGCCGTCCTCGAGCAACTGGCAGCCCTGGCACTTCGTCGTCGTCACCGATCGCGACCAGCTGACAGAGCTCGCCAAGGCGTGGCCCCAGGGCGGCACGCACATCGCCCGTTCGGCTGCGACGATCGCCCTGGTCGCCGAGCAGCCGGACGACGAGCAGATCCGCCAGCGGATCGCCTACGACTTCGGCCAGGCGACCGCGTTCATGATGATCACCGCCACCGACCTCGGCATCGGCTCCGGCCACTCCGCCGTCCGCGACCAGGAGCAGGCCCAGAAGGTGCTCGGGTTCCCCGACGGCTACTTCGCCGCCTACATGATCGGCTTCGGCTACCCCGCCGACCGTCCGCTGCGGCCGCTGGTCAAGCCCGACCGTCGTCCCTTCGACGAGGTCGTGCACTGGGAGCGCTGGTAG